Genomic window (Pradoshia sp. D12):
CAGTCCATTTCCCCCAGCTGTTAATATCGTTGTAATTTGTTTGTATTTTAATATAGTGGCAATTGCTTCTTTTTGGTCTTTTACAAAATCAAAAGCACGGTGGAAAGTCACTTCCAGTCCGTTAGCTTCATTTAGCAATGCTTGCAGTACATCTTCATCAATAGCACCTTCATTTGTTAATGGCCCTATGACAATACCATCTGCTCCAATTTTTCTTATCACTCGGATATCTTCACACATTACCTTTAAATCATCGCTATCATAAACAAACGAATCATTATGCGGACGAACCATAACATTAATAGGAATTCCCACTGATTCAACCGCTAACTTGATTAAACCATAATTCGGTGTCAGGCCATCCTCAGACATACTTTGACAGAGCTCCACCCGATCAGCACCGAATAATTCTGCTTCCTTCACATCTTTCAATCGAGTCCCAATTACCTCAATTATCATTTCACTGCCTCCAAATAGACAGCCTTCCTTATTAAATAGGCAGCCCCGATTATCCCAGCGTCATTACCTAAACTAGCACATTCTATTTTCGTATTGTCACCGATCCATTCAATAGCGTGTTTCTTGAAAGAGGCTGCAATCCCTGTTAAAAAAACATCACCGGCCTTTGACAGTCCGCCGCCAATTAAAATTTTAGCCGGATTTACAACTGTTGCTACATTAGCCAAAACTAGTCCAAGATTATCATTCATTTGATGGATGATTTTCAAACAGTGCGCATCTCCCTCTTGGGCCAGCTGAAATATATCCTTTGCTGTCAAATGATTATCTTCCATATAAAGCATAGCCATTCTGCTGGTTGGCTCCTGATCCACCACTTTCATAGCTTCCCGCACAATTCCTGTCGCGGATGCTATGGTCTCTAAACATCCTCTCCTGCCACATTTACAAGGATGTCCATTGGGATTAACAACAAAGTGACCAATTTCTCCTGCCAGCCCTTTATGGCCATGCAAAACTTTTCCATCAACAATAATTCCACATCCTATCCCTGTTCCAAACGTCACAAGAATGATATCATCATGTTTCTCCGCATCTCTCCAGCATTCCCCGAGTACGGCATTATTCGCATCATTTTCTACAAAAATAGGGAGTGATGTTTTCTCTTCGAAGTGTTTTTTTAACTCATAGTTTTTCCAGCCGATATTCACAGCCTCCAAAACTTTGCCCTGTCTTTCATCCACCAGACCCGGAACGCCAATTCCAATACCAAGAATTGACTGTTCAAGCTCGTCAGCTGTTACCTTATGTAGAATGGATGTCCATATCTCATCTATAATATATTTTCCCTGATCTTGTTTATTGGTTTCAATTTCCCATTTAGATAAAATTTCACCATTTAAATTGATGATTCCGAATTTGACAGAGGTTCCCCCAATATCAATTCCAATTATTTTTTGCTTCATGCAAGTCATCCTTTAGAATAGTATAGTCTGTTAATTGATAAGAATAATAAACGCTTTCACAGTTACAAAAGTCCTTATTTACCTCATAAAAATAGGCAAACAATCATCCATTATCAGCTAAATATGATTCTTTGAAAAATAACTCCAGATTGGATCCCTGAAGTTATTTCCACGTTATAAGTCTATCTTTTTAAATCAAGTTCAATTACAGGCACCACATAATCCGGCTTTATGACAGGTAACTCTAAAACAACCTCATCCTTAGCAATAACTGGTCGATCATGATGAATTAAATCTTCTGGATCAAAACGTTTTACCGGAACCTCTGAATAGTCATGCAGAAA
Coding sequences:
- a CDS encoding copper homeostasis protein CutC, whose translation is MIIEVIGTRLKDVKEAELFGADRVELCQSMSEDGLTPNYGLIKLAVESVGIPINVMVRPHNDSFVYDSDDLKVMCEDIRVIRKIGADGIVIGPLTNEGAIDEDVLQALLNEANGLEVTFHRAFDFVKDQKEAIATILKYKQITTILTAGGNGLATEFMTNLAGLVEHTKDTHLTIMPGHGLRMEDLAEFYQVVKPNALHFGTGVRVGHTFANGISKDQMKLIRGLLM
- a CDS encoding ROK family glucokinase encodes the protein MKQKIIGIDIGGTSVKFGIINLNGEILSKWEIETNKQDQGKYIIDEIWTSILHKVTADELEQSILGIGIGVPGLVDERQGKVLEAVNIGWKNYELKKHFEEKTSLPIFVENDANNAVLGECWRDAEKHDDIILVTFGTGIGCGIIVDGKVLHGHKGLAGEIGHFVVNPNGHPCKCGRRGCLETIASATGIVREAMKVVDQEPTSRMAMLYMEDNHLTAKDIFQLAQEGDAHCLKIIHQMNDNLGLVLANVATVVNPAKILIGGGLSKAGDVFLTGIAASFKKHAIEWIGDNTKIECASLGNDAGIIGAAYLIRKAVYLEAVK